One genomic segment of Canis aureus isolate CA01 chromosome 37, VMU_Caureus_v.1.0, whole genome shotgun sequence includes these proteins:
- the LOC144306336 gene encoding putative glutathione peroxidase 8 isoform X1 encodes MEPLTAYPLRRSGSKAKVFAVLLSMVLCTVMLFLLQLKFLKPKINSFYTFEVKDAKGRTVSLEKFKGKVTLVVNVASDCQLRDRNYLAVQELHKEFGPFHFSVLAFPCNQFGELEPFPSKEVVSFARNNYGATFPIFHKIKILGSEADPAFRFLVDSSKKEPRWNFWKYLVNPEEQVVKSWRPEEPIEVIRPEIAALVTQMILRKKDDL; translated from the coding sequence ATGGAGCCTCTTACAGCTTACCCTTTAAGACGTTCAGGGTCAAAAGCAAAGGTATTTGCAGTTTTACTGTCTATGGTTCTATGCACAGTAATGCTATTTCTTCTACAACTAAAATTCCTAAAACCTAAAATCAACAGCTTTTATACCTTTGAAGTGAAAGATGCAAAAGGAAGAACAGTTTCTCTGGAAAAGTTTAAAGGCAAAGTTACACTAGTTGTAAACGTGGCCAGTGACTGCCAACTCAGAGACAGAAATTACTTAGCAGTGCAGGAACTGCACAAGGAGTTTGGACCATTCCACTTCAGCGTCCTGGCCTTCCCATGCAATCAGTTCGGAGAATTGGAGCCCTTCCCAAGCAAGGAAGTGGTGTCTTTTGCAAGAAATAACTATGGAGCGACATTCCCCATCTTCCACAAGATTAAGATCCTAGGATCTGAAGCGGACCCTGCATTTAGATTTCTTGTTGATTCTTCAAAGAAGGAACCAAGGTGGAATTTTTGGAAGTATCTGGTCAACCCTGAGGAACAAGTTGTGAAGTCTTGGAGGCCAGAGGAACCCATTGAAGTCATCAGGCCTGAGATAGCAGCGCTGGTTACACAAATGATCCTAAGAAAGAAAGACGACCTATGA
- the LOC144306336 gene encoding putative glutathione peroxidase 8 isoform X2, with amino-acid sequence MEPLTAYPLRRSGSKAKVFAVLLSMVLCTVMLFLLQLKFLKPKINSFYTFEVKDAKGRTVSLEKFKGKRTLHLDFLLILQRRNQGGIFGSIWSTLRNKL; translated from the exons ATGGAGCCTCTTACAGCTTACCCTTTAAGACGTTCAGGGTCAAAAGCAAAGGTATTTGCAGTTTTACTGTCTATGGTTCTATGCACAGTAATGCTATTTCTTCTACAACTAAAATTCCTAAAACCTAAAATCAACAGCTTTTATACCTTTGAAGTGAAAGATGCAAAAGGAAGAACAGTTTCTCTGGAAAAGTTTAAAGGCAAA CGGACCCTGCATTTAGATTTCTTGTTGATTCTTCAAAGAAGGAACCAAGGTGGAATTTTTGGAAGTATCTGGTCAACCCTGAGGAACAAGTTGTGA